The genomic region ACAAACGTTCACTTAGCCATCTGCCAACTGGCAATCTCGTCACAGCTGCCAAACCAGAACTGGCAAATTTTAACGTGAACACACTGGGCTCAAGTTGGAGGCTGTCCCCTCCCCACTACCTTAGCAATGATGCTGCAGAGCTGTGGTCCATCCTGGGTGAGGGAAAGCAGGTTGCTGATGGCACTGCCGATGGTGTGAACATTGTCTGAAGATTCAATTTGCTTGATCAGAACCTGCAAGAACAGACCGAAAATCTGACGTGAAACTCAAGCCAAAAAGTCATTTATCTGTAAAGGACAAAAAAGTACAAACCTGGATCTCATTGGCTAATGCCATGTCAATCATGTTGCTGAAGGAATCGCTGACGTCAGTCAGGATCTCATGGATGGCATCCCGCATGGACTTTAGGAAGAACTCGTCCTCGGTGTGAAGGCACCTGTGGTTAAAAGTGGCGATAaatagtagggctgggtattgccgccaacctcacgatacgacacgtatcacgatacagggctcacgatacgatacatatcgcgatacatatgtatcccaatacttgatcttcaaggcgatgcatatcccaatatattacattaattttcttgcattttataataacagtcatatgtatacctaaaggatatgtttgttatgctgactgacaaaaatattttggtaaaatatggtttaccaccaagcggcatgcctggtctaaatatgtacgcactgcagagcagggagcagttttcacagacacaccgggaaaatgtattattaggcatgagccgatatgagcaaaaatatcaaagtattaaaattacagctctaaaatgtgcttatttgaaatatttggggaaataaaaacagcattttttttcatgcaacacattctatttcgtttttaaacaaaatatacgaaaattggtacattaagacacatgccatgttaaatttacaagtaaataaatgttgacattcttccttgctttcgtttatcttagcaagacacagtgtccaataactggtgagctatttttgcattaattgaaggcaattaacttcaaatacgctgctggtttttatttcttaggcacaatgcaagctgcaaaggcaaacgttaactaccTATTTAaggttaatgagcaatatcgattctgatgcctgcgttatcgatacgtgtattgtaatgaggcccgcaacgatatattgccgtatcgatttttttgagcacacccctaataaatagacATGATCTGGCCAAAATatggacgcacacattgcatcatcagGGTCTACTAGAAGGTTAATCAGCTGAACAGATGTTGTCTCCGCATAATGTAAGATCATTTTTACAACGTTCAAGGAATTGTGTTCAATCCCCCTGGACTAGTTGGCAGTCAATCATAGGACAGTGTAACGGAACCAAACTCATCCTGTCTGGCAAGTGAGCCATTAACTACACTCTCAGTGGCTTGATGTTGCACCTTTCCGTGATATTCGTCAGCTCCATGCACTTCTCCAGGAGAGATGTCTCAAACTGAAACGGAAGCAAAACCACATGGATGAGTGACCTGACATCACCAGCTGAACGCTCAAAAAGCCCAACATGATGATCACCTTCTGCATCTCCGGCGGCGTGTTGCGCGCAGCGCTGTACTCGTGCACCAGGGAGCGCACGTGGCAGTTTGCACGCACCGCCGTACTGTGGACCCTCTGCCAGCGTCCCTTCTCCAGCCGCTGGAACATTTTACCCAGTTCGGTGCTGACCACGAGGGCCCGGCGAAGGAGCGTCTGCAGGTTGTTGCGGGCCACGTGGtcccccgccgccaccgccccTGTCCCCGCCCCGGCAGACACGATCAGCTCGGCCTGCTGGGAATCGTCCTCGACCTCAATGGGTTTGGCCTGGAGCACGCACATGCACTCCACCTCCGTCATGTGACGCAGGTCTTCCATCCAGCGCTGGACCGAGTCCACCTGCAGGCACTGCAAGCGACTGCTGCTGAATGGACAAGCACAGGGAAGAAGCAAGTGACCCATATTTAGTCAACACTCAAACCTCAGACAATGAAATAGTGGCTAGCACATGTGCTTTATAGTTCTTAGATTTGGCTTCAAATCTCTGCTCTGGCCTTCCAGCGtggaatttacttttttttttttttatcccgtgCTTGTGTGGTTTTTCTTCGGGTACTCCAGCTTACTCCCACACCCCAAAAACATGCATCTTTTGTTACTTGAAGACATGAAATTCCTCATACAGTGGATGGAAATGGTTGTTGACTGAGGGCCTAAATGTGACCCCCTGTGGCGTCGGCACGTCGTGTAGTAAAATCACGTAAATATACACTGCACCAACACTAACTATTACGTACCTTCAGCACATACGAGAGAAGTAATTCCCTTCCATCCCATTGGCGGCGGTAGTCATTATTCCTAAAGTAAACTGGAAACCTCTTTACGGGGTgggatataaacaaataaacaatgtaTACTGGCTACTTTTTCTCTCACGATGTCCtcccacattaactcattcactcccaaaaacatatttatacgtttttttttaggtttttgtatgcaagagtttttgtatgaaggtttCGATGTATGTTGCTGACCTGAAGCGgccgcttaaagcgatggtacttattacaaaaaaaaaaaaaaaaaaaaaaaaaaaaaaaaaaaaaaaaaaaaaaacggccagcaggtagtataagagatcaaccaggtccatgttgcaacaaactctttttcccagtattttcaacaggtttgtgaataatgatgaaacttagctaattctaatgctaattgctacaaaacataaaaacagatttaaaaaaaaaatataccgtactttttttttttttttcctgatgaaagaagagacacacttttcttttggtaggttccatgttttgatagcaatagaacatgaaaatggctgggagtgaatgagttaatgaaaccCTCCATCTTTTTGCACAATATCGTATCTAAAAGTAAATCCTACCTGCTATATCCGGTCGCGTCCCCATGTcatgccatagtttggctttcataCCTTTGTCGGCATAGACTTTAATGGTAATATTATACAATGCCGGTCTCTCTTGAACCAAAGAGACGAAGTCATCTTCCCGATCTTCTGTACAGACAAGACATTGTACGTTCAAATGCGGAGGATGACAAGGCGCAAAAAAAGTCCAGGCTTTCCATCAGTACTGTTTATCCGCGTtcgtcacttcctcttcttgccccatgcgctgattcgctagctaacagccagtCACAGTCACAATCAAATGCTCCAACGCCGATTCAACATATCGAATTAGCTGGAAACACCCCAGACGTATTCCATCCAACTCGATCCGTCTTTACGACAGTAATTTATACACTGATCAACGCATGCCGTTGGTCCAACACTGTCCGACTCCCGACGTCGGCTTGGTGTATCTCGGCCTTAGCAAGCATCAACTTCAAGGAGTACCttgcctctcacccaaagtcagcttggATAGGCTTCCAGCTCACCCATGAATGAGGACAAGTGATATCGAAAATGGAGGGATGAATTTTGGCAAAAGTATGTAAGTCTTATAGCTGCAAACAACATAACTGCGTTTCAACATCATAGAACGCTAATCGTGATTAAAAAACAGCATCTGACATGTGGAGTGCCCGTACCTGTTAAAACCCCCTCAGGTTTTTGTTtactatttgaaaaaaaagctgatcATTACAAGAATTTGTGGAGTAGTGCCGGTGTCTGAGTGGTCACGGCAGGCAAACACATCAATAACTGCCTAATGAACTGCAGCTTAAGAGGGCAATCAAGAGCGCAGGCACCTCGAAGGAGTCCTCGAAGTGGCCGGCTCAATGCCTACAACATCTCTAATTTTGTTCCCCGGTCACCATCTGTAGTTGGCCACACCGAAGGCGGCCGTAGAGGATTGTGACGGTGTGTGCTCGCCAAACACGCATTTTCCATCGGCGAACTGTCTGGACGGATGACGTTTGCGTGGCCAGGTATTGAGTTTCAGCTACACAGGACGAAATCATTAAAAAAGCCACAGCTCCATTTCTGTTGAATCCACTAACAAACTCAACAGCAGCCAGCGGTTTATGAAAGCAAATCAATGTGGGCTTTTGTTTGGGTCACGCAAAGGTCTCATTCAGCGCAGTAAGCAGCAAACGCCACCATCCCTCCACACCAACATGCCCACCTCATGGCGGTCCCTGAGCCAATCAGACTGCCACCGAGGGCTCAAACACAGGAAACAATTCCTTAAGTGGAACCTCAGAGGTCGCATAATCTGGAATTCAACCTCAGATCAGAtaaaaactgagaaaaaaatttaatattagCATCATAACTTTACGTTTACAATGGATGCATAATTCAAAGACGTAACAACATGAACTCCTCCACTGAGAAGCGATTGGcaattttgtcaaaaatgtcagCAAACCTCTCGATGAACGCGACGACGAGTGACTCACACTCAGACAGCCTGATGAGCGCTCGTTGTGTCCGACGAGGGGGAAAGCCACACATTCGTTCACTTTGGCATCATTTCACACAATTAACCACTTAGCGACACCTAAAGTACGCTGGTCCGGGCGCCAAAGGAGCCATTTCCAAACCATTTTTCCACACATTATATAACATCATCGTGTAAGAATGAGCCTGGCTGGATTTACTCGCCTCACCGGCCGCAAATCGACAATGATGAGGATAATAATAGGTCTGTTTTCCAAAGGAGGGGAAGCGGTGCATTACAGTTTGACAAACATGACAAATATTTACATGCGGGGCCCAGAGTAGGGCTACGTCATCCTGTATTAATATTGGTCCTCTACATCTAAGGAGGGGAGGAAGTCAGCCGCTCGCTACTTTGAGCATCATTCAATCTGCAGCCTTTTTCAGGCTGTCTGGTGTGACTTAAAATAACATCGTTGGCAGACAGTGACAATCACGTTCAACCCAACAGAGCAAGAGAAGTGTGTCTCAGGTGTTAAATCAAATACCCCGGCTCTGGTACTACCCTCCAAAGGTGGATAGTTCCTGTGTCGACTTCATTTTCACACTCATACATAGTTCCGGGTTGAGTCAACATGCCAATGATCAGACTTCACAACACCTTTCTTGGCATTGTGGAATGGCCTTATACTCAGGAAGCCTCTGGTTTCTGACAGGCAGTCTTTGCTCACACAACCTTAAATAAGAAATAATTGCTCTGCTCCAGTGTATACACCAGCAAACGATcgactgtcacgccgccacctgcgtgacaggcctttattgtcatagtcatgtttcctgttttattttgatagtcctgactccactctcaccccaggtcacttacccttcctgcagcctcactgattaccggtccacgcccatgatcactaccacctgttcctaatcaacccggacataaaagccacctgaattctctcctcgttgccgaagtgtcacacacagttagtgcatggaagcgtcccacagtcctcgagtccttgttcctgttgccttgttgttttgccttgcttttgtgccttgtcttgtttttgtgccttttcctccagtggagcgccttttgttaccccttttgccttgtgcctgttttttcctcccgagtggagcgctttttgttctccacctttttgattccccctttctcctctcagtgtgagaggagactgctgctgcccggcaataaaacctgttgcctctgtggcctaccttatcctgcatctgggtcctacctcctctcgtcgtgacATCGACCACAGGGGTCATGGTTGGTGCAGCCCATTGGTTGGGGACCACAGTTGTAATCAATCAATGGATTGTTGAATTAAGTCCTTTAGACGTTCATGTTCACTTTAACAAGACCTTCTAGACAATAGAATGTCTCCtagcgatgtaacgatatcccaacatcatgatacgatattatcatgatatgaagctcatgatacgataattatcacaatattgtggggaggccggcgatatttaaaaaaggtcacaatattgtaaaaagaatgagatcatacaaaaaaaaaaaaaaaaagcacaatattgtgcttttgtacattacatcaatgttatgttattattattatgttttattattattatgctattattattattttatgttgttaatgcacgcacatattgagttcctccacataatggCTTGCTTCAtgggcatattacgttccccattatctgacaattaatgtagattttaaacatagaagggccacaacatccctaatgaaaattaaattgcactaaaaaactagccaccagagggtgttagaactgcacaaatggaaacaaacctgactttttttacagatgagttgcatttaaatatggtgaacatgatgacgacgatattgtggcagttttaatatcacgatatcacgatattgcacttatcgttacatccctaatgtctCCACATTTCTAGGAAAGACCCTATTATGTGCTCACTTTGTGTTTGAGACAAAACTTGGTCGTGATTCATTTTTGAAGCATTTGCGCTCATGGAGTTGCTCCTGATGATGAATCATTGCTCAGTCTCATGACGTTTTCTTCTCCAGAACTCTCGCACACGAGAGTCAGCGTTAAATTGATTATAGACGCCTTGGTGACAGAGCACTGAGTAACAACTGTGCGTTGTTACACATTTAGTccaatcatccattttctatactgcttaatCGTGTTGAGAGTCATGTCGTGGCAAGGGTGGCCCAAGACTGTCGACTCAAGAGTGGTTGTCAGTCCAGGCAGGTTGTCTCAAAGTCTAAGCTCCAGCCTGCTTCTTTGCACTTTGCAAAGTCAACAAActgctgtatttttttaactagagGCACTTCTGCTGACAGAACGTTGACACGATAGAGGCATCTCCCCCTGACAGTCCCTTGAGAAATCCTCACTAAGCAACGAGAGGGGATTTTGTGTGACAAACGTCCTCACGCTGTATGAGTCAGGGCATTTGTGGCTAAAAACAGCAAGGTTGCATGAAAATACTCCGCGGCCATCCGTCTCCGAGCCAGAAGTTCCGTCGGACGACGTGGCGGAGTTAGCATGCGGCATATGGGCAGGTGTGCTGCCGAGCAGATGTTGTCGCTCAAGTATGGCgattaaagcgcagctggaacTAATTTGCAACTGAGGGAGGGGTGTGGTCGCCCAGAACAGTCATATGCGAAACTTACTCGAAGGCCTCagatgatttgaaaaaaaaagaacgcttCATAGATCATGAGTGGAGGTTGAGCCAGCTTTGCATTTACTCGATGATGAACAGCATATTTGCACAGCCCAACTCCCTGCTGTTGTTTGCAGTTCCAACTTCCAACTGATACTCCAAATTAAAGCAATTTTGCCTTCTAGTAGGTGTGTCAAAATTGGTTTCATTGGCAGCCAGATAATGGTTATGGTTGCCCTCAGTTATTGTTTAGGCTCCATCTCAACAATATAAGCTGTTTAATGTGACTGGAGTGCACTCCaactcagctcaactcaactcagctttatttatcaagttgctgtatacaaagtgctgtacataaacatcagttttgcagtaaacaagaacaaagcaaacattttgaagtgcgaatacaggtttttttttgttttttttttacaaatacattttacatcagtaaataaataagaagtagtgaataaagaggggcggcacggtgagcgagtggttagcacgtctgcctcccagtactgaggactcgggttcgagtccaggctccggccttcctcggTGAAGTttcgcatgttctccctgtgcccgcgtgggtcttctccgggtactccggtctcctcccaaattccaaagatatgcatggcaggttgattgggcgctgcaaattgtccctaggtgtgcttgtgagtgtggatggttgttcgtctctgtgtgccctgcgattggctggcaaccagtgcagggtgtcccccgcctactgcccagagccagctgagataggcgccagcaccccccgcgacccttgtgaggaataagcggtcgagaaaatggatggatgaataaatacttaaataagtagactaaacatcaaactcatacacaccacaaaacacgaAGAACAAATACTTCTGGCTAGCCATCACGTCTGCTAGCCAGAAGCTGAACTGCACTAATTTTCGGTCCGTTTTCTGCATCACAAGGCTTTAACACTGATAAAGAACATATTTGATGTTTTTCCTCTCACAATTCACAGTGTGAGAAAGTTAAACGCACACATCAGGATATGCGAACTGTCTCAAATTACTAGTTCCGGTGCGAAGCAGATTTGATTATGATAACTAGTTTCGAACAGCGGTCTAGGAAAATTGTAACGGAAAGTAGCGTTTGGGGACTATAAGGACCGGACCCGGCCTGCAAGCCTTGGGTTTGACACGTGTGCTTTACGTGATGTATTTGGAGGTTATTTATGCTCATTTACATGAATTCAgaggatgtatggatggactgTTATTCtggcaaacaaaaacatatataaccGTAGCCTGAGTTTTGTGACCTTTTCACATCAAGTATGGAATCAAAACCATTAAGAGCCGCTGGGAGAAGACACTTGAGGTGATTAACTACTAAAGCGTCCCGGTCGGTCCCAGAGGAATTCATAGCGCTAACTAATAGCACTGTGGTGGAATGTCTGCAATGGTGAAATAATTCCTTGGGAAACTAGTTTTTccgtctttttcttttatcttagGAGCAAAGTTAAAATGGCAGCTGCAGCCAGCTGTGTTGTCAAAACAATCACTCACAAACTTACAGTAAGTAAGGCATAATTCCCACGCTTGTGTATGTGGCCTTGTGAGTCTTGAAAGTCGGACATCactaatattaaaacaaaacggGAGAATCAATCAACAGATATCACAATGGATGAAGCTGACGTATGTAAATAACGTTGTAAATATTACTACAAGCTGTGTAGTGTGCACGCTAGGCTCACATTGTAGCTGGCGGCGTGGCTATGTCAGTCGAACCcacatcacaaaataaaaaacagcctATAAACTCTTATTCTGCTCCTCTGTGTTAGAGGCACTACATCGCCATACCACCAAGTGGCAGCAGTCTgcatttgtcattgttttaaGTCTTGACTGCAGCGGTTTAAAACTCTCAAGAGTAATTTTCTAAAAGAGGACAAAGTCAGCAACTCGCTACTCTTTACGTGTCGGATATGTTTGTCCTTGGTGGCGCCAGATTTCACATCCGCAAAAGACCACAGAAGAAGAGCATCCGGCATGGCAGCCCAAGTGGAAACgtgggcagaaaaaaaaacacaccaacacACCATTGTGGGTTTGGTTTGGACTGAAGGGGGAGAAACCAGGATACTGCACATCCAAAAAGAAGTCAGTCCGTTTCCTGAGAAAGGGAATTAAAGTTCctctaaatgaaaaataaatttcttgtaaatttaGAGAAGAATGTTAGATGTCTAATGCATTGTATTTGTTTGCAGAAACAGACCAATTAACACGCTGTTCCCATTTGCGTTGTTCTTTGTGCTGCATTCACTGCCATATCACCACAGCAGAATCCACAGTATCTAGACGCTGATTCATTTACTGTGCCTAGTTGCACTCTCTTCaactctcttatactctgtaaCAGATTGCAGCTGCATTCACAGTATCCAAAGATTCTCCAGCTGGATTCACTATAATTCGCTTAAATCCCCCGGGCAGCGTCTCTGCCATCCGTTGGCCTGTGTGTGAGACATGTGAGCCATTGAAGATGGTAAAAGCACATGTTACTAATGGTGCTTCTAAACACAGAGTACACGTTTCGCTTTGATTTTGTCCCGCCCTACGTTCGCGTCCACGTGGTAACTGGATACCGTGCCCTCTGACTGGTCCATTTTGGTCCTCGTGGCGAGCCACGACAGACATATGACTGCCAGATGTTGTAGGCTGACCTTTCAAGTGAAGCCAGGAAACTGCGTACAGTCAATTTAGCCGGCTTTCACTCCTGGTTCGTTGTGAATGTGATTGTCTCTGTCGTTTCTCCTGCTCTTATTTAGACACTACACATCTGCTTACAAGAAATCGACTCAATGCGTGTTTGCTCTCACGCTCTCTCGGTCGAAACGTCCCTATCCTGATCGTGATTCAGTAAATCCCTGGTTGATAGTTTATCCAAAAACAGGAACTTTTAAAGCCACAAGTGGTCAACGTTTTTGGTTTGCGATGTGCACACAGATGTTTTGAGGTCGCAAGTGTATTTGCACATGTGTGGATAAGGTCTCCACCCCAGCACTACTCTACTCTTGTAAAACTGGAGGTACATAATCCATATGATTCATCTTTTCCATTTTCAATAGACTCTACACATGCAGAATGCGGGTGACATGTTAACTTAATGCTGATAATAGAATTTCAGTCAGATTGCGTTCCATTAGCTTGAAAGCGTTATGCCGTCTGACCTGCCCACTAAATGTTTGACGCATTGCCATGCACAAGGTACattgggaaataaaaaaataaaaataagtgataGATTATTTCAGTTggcctattttttgttttgtttttaatctaacttgaaaacctttgaaaaaaaaaatgtgctttaacatttacatttttgtggctcaattctaaaaaaacaacaacaacaaaaacaggccTGATATATGGTACTGGATTTGAGCTTAATATTTTATTCCTTGAATGACGATATGTGTGTGTACGCAAAAAAGCTGCCGAGACACGCTGCCCAAAAAGTCCATCCCCACTTATTGGATTTCGTTAAACTCCGAGCTGCTCTAAACAATATTATTACCATTCATCCTCTCGCTATGACGCACAACCGCTCACCTCATCTACATATAAGGGGCTAAAGGGGGCCAAAGTGGGCTGTATACTTCTGCGTTGGTGTTATTTTAGTCTATGGCGGCTATTACTGTTATTGTCAATATGGTGTTTGTTTGTGATGACTGTCAAGTGTCTTGGTGTGTCGTCTTTGGGACCTAATCGTTACTGTTTGGTGGAAACAGGGTTTCCTATTGGATCAGCACCTCTGTGACAGATATggccactgtatttttttttttaactcattctctcccagccattttcacagaagcagtcccgttcgctcccggctgttttactggattttgactgattttgcaaggcccacagaatattgtgttctattgctataaaagcatggaacctatcaaaagaaagatgaaagtctcttctttcatcaggaaaaaaagtatgtttctctctgtttccgtaatgcagcaattagcattagaagagagctaagtttcatcagttttcgcaaatctatttaaaattgtaagtaattgagctttttttctacatggccctggttgatctcctttgctctgctgccacctgctgaccgattgtgtaataactactatttctacaacctttctttgcagttgagaggctgcgtcaaagccttctgtatgctctagcataattttttttttttttttttttttaacgtataaatacgtctttgggacacttagaacattaaaacaaaacaaaacgtatttatacgttattaggagtaaatgagttaaacagtgaAAGGTCTGCGGCCAAGCCCTAGCGGGACCATTGTGTGGTGATGAGGCTTGAAACATGCTGGAGCTTGATGTATTCATTTCCATTTTTGGAACCAATCTTTACTAAATGCTGGAAACGGATCTTCATATTGCATCAGCCGCGCTTGTGACTGCTGTGGCCACTGGGCTTTTTCACAGTAAAGATCCACGGCCAAGCCCCCATTTGTGTCTGCGAGGCCTCCCTGTCACCCTTCCACTTGCCTGCTGGGAGAAGACGACAGCGAGCTGCTCTGCCTGGAGCTGCACTGCGGCGTCGCCATCTTTTCGTCCACCTTTCCCGCTTCGGATTATCACCTGGAAGACGAaggaaacatttaattagtctTGCGAGGATCAGGAACGACTGGCTGATCCACTTGAACGTCTCCGTATTGATCCGTCAGCAAGTGTCCCATTCTTGTCTTGCCTTTCTTTGGCTGCAACTAATTCAATTATGAATGAAACTCTGTTAGGAGTCGCTGCAAGGCTGCTGTGGTGCGCCAGTGGAATCATATTTCTTATCTTCTAATTTATTGGCTGGCTGCCAGCCAGGgccgatctctctctctctttctctctcattGCTACTTTAAGCCTTAAGTGCCGCAACTTTATTCCACTCATTTTTAGTGATGAATCCCATTTGGATTAGTCCATTTTCAAGCGGGAGATGCCACGGGTGCACTAtgctcaaccccccccccccctccttccgGAGAGCCGATCTCTAATCCTTTTAGTTAATGATATCCTGCAAGGCGGCTACTCATTTTGTGTTTACTGTGGAGTTTAATTTGCAACCGATAGTTAGCAACAAGTGACAATGTGCCCCACTCACGCACGTCAACACACGTATACGTCTGACTTGTGGAAACTTGGAGCTGTTCGCTTTTCTGTTCTCAGTGTACCAGAATCCATATAGAGGCATTCTCATATGGGTTTTGTGGGACCTATTTATGGTTCTTGGGAGGATGAACCGTTACAATCCTTTAGCAGCCACCTGGATCCCAAGTTACAAAGGCCCTACCACGTATCACACTGCTACCCCGACTTCTATTACCAACTCGCGTGAGGATGACCACAGAAACTGTTCTCATATTTCTGAATGAAATACGACGACATTCACCACACAGCACACCACAGAATCTGTCTGGCGGCACCTCCATCAAATTCTCCAAAATTGcgttacaccacctgcgccacagCTTAGACCTGTTGTGAGCTGGTCTAAAGTCGGTTCTATTTTCAGTCACCAAATTGTGAGGCGCTCGGGGGACGTGTAAAAGAAAACGCCCTTGTTCTACTAGACTTTCCCCAGGACCAAAATCAAGATATGCTAGTTTTATGCCCTTGCACGTGCACtgtctaataaaaataaaccccttagtatttattttaaatatagggTGGCACATAACTGTCTTAAGGCAGAGCTGGTGGCATGTTGAACATCCCAGCGTGTCACAGAAGCCGCAAAAGTTATACGGCTCTGGATTTTCTTTCAGAGATGAGATGAGAGGGCTTTGTCATTTTGGCTAATTTCCATACCAGGGTGGACATTTCTTTTCATGTCCGGCGTTGAAACGCGAGCCGCCCTTGCCTGCGGGTTTCCCCCCGCCGGTGGGCTGCGGTGTCGGCGGTAAGGTGGACCTAAACAAAGGGCAGCTCTGTTTTGGCATCATGTCGCATGGCGGCTAAAACAAAAAAGCTCCCATTGCATGTGTATGAAGAAAATCCCATTCCGGAATCACTGCCACACTTGCATATATTTTGTAAGAATGACTATGCAGTAAAATCTGGGTAATGGTGTTCTGTTATGACCTCCATCAAGGAAGTTACACTTTCCACAACTgaggagtttttgttttttttggctgccaGTGCAAAAATGGTTTCAGCCATTTTAATGATCAACAAGGTGACGCATAGTATCT from Festucalex cinctus isolate MCC-2025b chromosome 3, RoL_Fcin_1.0, whole genome shotgun sequence harbors:
- the insc gene encoding protein inscuteable homolog yields the protein MPLYGFWYTENRKANSSKFPQVIIRSGKGGRKDGDAAVQLQAEQLAVVFSQQVSLQHLAVICLSWLATRTKMDQSEGTVSSYHVDANLKLNTWPRKRHPSRQFADGKCVFGEHTPSQSSTAAFGVANYRCSSRLQCLQVDSVQRWMEDLRHMTEVECMCVLQAKPIEVEDDSQQAELIVSAGAGTGAVAAGDHVARNNLQTLLRRALVVSTELGKMFQRLEKGRWQRVHSTAVRANCHVRSLVHEYSAARNTPPEMQKFETSLLEKCMELTNITERCLHTEDEFFLKSMRDAIHEILTDVSDSFSNMIDMALANEIQVLIKQIESSDNVHTIGSAISNLLSLTQDGPQLCSIIAKEGAVVSLFKICRQDRFKGLYAHALRTVASICCVEEGIKQLDKVDGILCLADILTDDGSAEAARAEAAAVVAQITSPHHTSTQHLASFLESMHDIVTALINLCESASCGEVFLLASAALANITFFDSMACEILLQLNAIHILLQACKDRQRVDTPYSKDQVVTILANLSVLEQCASEVLQEQGVERLLLLLGERPSSSSPSEGAACERVQQKAAVTLARLSRDADVAQAAIQLKAVPRLIELCRSPTERNNSDSVLVACLAALRRLASGCPDSIEAADHQQLIKPRLVDSFLLCSNMEESFV